The following DNA comes from Synechococcus sp. CC9616.
GCGAGGTGGTTTTGACGGGACGGGGTAACTGTGACGGACACGAACTTCAAAACGCTGCTGATCCGCATTGATCTGGGCCATCCGTTGCCGAAACCTGGGCCCATGGCCCTCCCGGCTCCTCAGAACCAGATCCACCCAGGCATGAATCATCTCGTGACAGAGGGTGCTCTCCGTCGCCTCCTGGGGCAGGGGCTCAAGCAGGGGGCGAGACAACACGATCTCGCAGCCGCGTGCTCCAGCGACACCAGGACCACGGCGATAAAACCCTGCCGTCCGGCTCATGCGGCCATCGCTCCAACGAACCGCAACACGTGGCTCCCCCGCACGGACGAGCACACCATCGAAGTGTTCACGATTGAGGCGATGAAACAGAGGCAGCAGGGGTAAAAGCGGCAGCGGTCGGTCAGTGATTTGGTTGCCCCGTCATCCTGCCGCGGTCAGTCAGACTCGGCGCTGCTTCAAAGGCAAGCGATGGAACTGGGTCTAGTGCGCGAGATCGGCAGCAAGGCGCTACTGGCCGGAGGTGGCGCTCTACTCCTCTACTGGACGTTCACTGCCGTGAAACTGGTGCTGAGCGCCAGGGGCATCAATCCACTGATCAAGCAGTTTTTCACCCAGGTGGCTGCCGGTCGGATTGATGCTGCTTATCTGCTCACCACCAAGTCCTACCGACAACACGTCAACCGGCAGCAGTTCATCCGCTTTCTGGCCGGTCTGAAACTGAACAAGTACCGCAATCTCAAATCGGGTCGCCCGCGCATCCAAGAGAGCGACGTGATCCTGACTGTGAAGCTCAAGGCCGAAAACGACGACGAGCTTCCCCTCGACTTCACGTTCACCAAGGTTGATGACAACTGGCGCATCGCCCGCATCAACCCGGTCAATGCCTGATCAGCACGAGCGGGCCGCAGAACTGCGGCACTTGCTCAACCGTGCAGCTCACGCCTATTACGTTCTCGACGCTCCCGAAATGGAAGACGCGGTCTATGACCGCCTCTACCGGGAACTTTCAGAGCTCGAAACATCCAACCCAAGCCTGCAAAGCCCTGACAGCCCCACCCAGCGGGTGGGTGGTCCACCTGCCGAAGGGTTCAGCAGCGTTGAGCACCGGGTGGGCCTGCTCAGCCTCGACAACGCTTTTAATCGCGACGACCTCCAGGCCTGGCACGAGCGGCTGCTCAGGGTGCTGGACCGCCCCGAGGACAGCCGCCTGCCCCTAGTGGGGGAACTGAAAATTGATGGCAACGCCCTGGCGCTGAGCTACCGCAATGGGATCTTGCAGCGAGCAGCCACCCGTGGCGACGGCAGTCGCGGTGAAGAGATCACCGCCAACGTACGCACGATCAGCTCGATTCCCCTGCGCCTGCAGATCGACAACCCACCGGAATGGGTGGAAGTGAGAGGAGAAGCCTTCATCCCCGATGCCACCTTTACGGCCATCAATGCCGAACGCGAGCAACGGGGCGAGGCCCTGTTCGCCAATCCCCGCAACGCCTGCGCCGGAACCCTGCGCCAACTGGACCCAAAGGTGGTTGCCTCACGCCGGCTCGACTTCTTCGCTTACACCTTGCATCTACCGGGTGATGCCCAACCCCCCAGCCAATGGGCAGCCCTGGAGTGGCTGAACACGGGCGGGTTCCGCGTGAACCCGAACCGGGAACTTTGCGCAGATCTGGCAGCCATCAACCGCTTCTGCGACCACTGGGAGCAGGGTCGCCATGACCTCCCATATGCCACCGACGGCGTGGTGGTGAAGTTGAACGACCTGCTGCTGCAAGACGAAGCCGGCTTCACCCAGAAGGCACCGCGCTGGGCGATCGCCCTGAAATACCCCGCGGAAGAAGCCCCCACCCGTCTGCTGCGCGTTGGCGCTCAGGTGGGCCGCACCGGTGCCGTCACCCCCGTGGCCGAATTCGAACCGGTTGCCCTGGCCGGCACCAGCGTCAGCCGCGCCACCCTCCACAACGCTGACCGGATCGCTGAACTGGATCTGCATCTGGGCGACACGATCGTGGTGCGCAAAGCCGGGGAGATCATCCCGGAAGTGGTGCGGGTGCTACCGGAGCTCAGGCCCAGCACAGCCACCCCGGTGCAGCTGCCGGAGCAGTGCCCCGAATGTGGCTCGAGCCTGGTGCGGGAGGGTGATGAGGCCGCCACCCGCTGTGTGAACAGCAGTTGCCCGGCGATCCTTCGAGGAGGCATGCGGCACTGGGTGAGCAAGGGCGCCCTGGATGTGGATGGCCTCGGCAGCAAGCTGATCGAACAGCTGGTGGACCGTGGCCTGGTGCGCTCGCTGGCCGATCTCTACCGGTTGGATGCGTCCCTGCTCGCCAGCCTGGATCGGATGGGAGACAAGTCAGCCACCAACCTGGTGGCGGCTCTCGAAGCCTCCAAACAGCAGCCCTGGCACCGCCAGCTATACGGCCTCGGAATCCGACACATCGGCGAGGTCAACGCCAAAGCGCTCGCCACCGACTTTGTCAGCATCAACAGCCTCGCGGCAGCGGCCCTGGACGCACCGGAGCAGATCGCTGCGCTGCACGGCATCGGCCCGGAAATTTGCGCCAGCCTCGGCCAATGGCTGCGCACACCCGCCAACCAACAGCTGCTACAGGACTTGCGCAGCGTCGGCCTCTCCCTGGAAGCGAGTGCCTCCGAGCAAGAGGCCGCGAGCCAAGCCGGAGCTGACGCCAACGGCGTTCTGCAGGGCAAGACGTTTGTTTTAACGGGCACCTTGCCCAACCTCAGCCGCAGCGACGCCAAGGCGCTGATCGAAGCGGCCGGCGGCAAGGTGAGCGGCAGCGTCAGCAAGAAAACCGACTATTTGGTGGCGGGTGAAGCCGCTGGAAGCAAATTGAGCAAAGCCGAAAGCCTGAAGATCACGATTCTCGATGAATCCGCACTCCATCAACTTCTTGAGAAAAGCCAATAAAAAAATCCCCACCAGTTAGAGCGGGGATCGTATTTCTGTCCAGGACGGTTAATGCACAACTAGCATGAACAAGATCTTAAAAATGCGCAATCGGCACCTCAGCCATGAAATCCTGATAGGAAACATTCAACACAGTTGTCTTGTAGCCGCCACCAACGATCTTCACGTGATCGCCCGTATCTTTGAACCGAAGATCAGCATCAGCGGGGATCGCGATGTGGTCCTTGCTGAGATCAAAGTCTGTGATTGAATCCTTGCCCTTGGACAGCACAAATCGATCCTGACCTTTGCCACCGGTGAGTTCATCAGATCCCTTACCGCCGTCCAGCACATCGTGACCCTTGCTGCCAGCCAATGAATCCTTGCCAGCTCCACCGTCAAGAACATCATGGCCACCTTTACCCACCAGGGTGTCCTTGCCCTTGAAGGCTGTGATCACATCGTTGCTTTTTTTGCCCTTCAAGGTCTGTGCCCCTTTGGGATCACCGGTGATCTCTTGATCAGATTGCCGTCGGCATCGAACTCAATCACCAAACGACCGATGTAGTCGTAATCGCCGGCTTCTGTGACCACCGCCGTTTGCGTTCCGCCAGCATTGGTCACCCAGGTTGGGTACTCCTCGGTTTTAACGTCTCCTTCACGGGGAACATCATTGGCGTCACCAGTCACCGGCTCTGAACCACCGGCGATGATCACATCCACATCCTTCAACTGGGCCGCCAGGGTTTCTTCGTAGTCGAACACCTGCATGTGGGAGGTGAGAATGATCTTGTTCAGATCAGGATTGGCAGCCTTCAGCGCATCCACCTCGGTTTGAATCACAGCGGCGGTTGCTGCAAGTTCCGCATCCGTCAACAGCTGCGCACTGGCTGTGGGCGACACAACAACACCACCCGAACTGGTGAGATAAGGCAGGCCCGGTGCGGTTGCTCCAATCACGGCGATCTTTTGATCATCTTTGGTGAAGATGACCGAGGAGGTCAGCGTCTTCGCTTGCGGTGCTTGACCACCGGGAACGACCAACGGAGAAAGAAATGTGTCTCCAGAAAAGTCAAGATTGGTAGACAAGAAGGGGAACGTTGCACCTGTATGTGGCGCACCAAAGATGTTGCCAACAGCCTCACCTTCATCGTCCTTTGCGCTGATCAACTCAGCGAAGCCTTCCGACAGAATTGAAGAGTCAATCTCGTGATTACCGACGGCAATCGCATCAAGACCAAGTTCGTTCTGAATCTGCAATTCGCTCAAGCTACGGACACCATAGAGAGCATCACTAGCCTCACTGAAATTACCGGGAATGCAGGTATTTCCAGAACCAATAAATACGGATTGATTGGCACCAGAGTCTTTCTTTCGAAGAGCATTCAGAACAGCAGTCAAACCAGGAATATTATTGAGTACGGAATTGCTTGTAGTCTGCTGATCATTGATGTGAAATAGCTCAAGCTTGTAAGCCATGAAAAGAAAAATGACCTTCAGTAATTTAAAAGCATATGCAAAGAGAAAAGTTAATGCTCACTCAAGAACTGGCTAAAATGCAATTTTTTGATCAGCTAGAAATAAAAAACCTCCCCTTATGGGGAGGTTATTG
Coding sequences within:
- the ligA gene encoding NAD-dependent DNA ligase LigA translates to MPDQHERAAELRHLLNRAAHAYYVLDAPEMEDAVYDRLYRELSELETSNPSLQSPDSPTQRVGGPPAEGFSSVEHRVGLLSLDNAFNRDDLQAWHERLLRVLDRPEDSRLPLVGELKIDGNALALSYRNGILQRAATRGDGSRGEEITANVRTISSIPLRLQIDNPPEWVEVRGEAFIPDATFTAINAEREQRGEALFANPRNACAGTLRQLDPKVVASRRLDFFAYTLHLPGDAQPPSQWAALEWLNTGGFRVNPNRELCADLAAINRFCDHWEQGRHDLPYATDGVVVKLNDLLLQDEAGFTQKAPRWAIALKYPAEEAPTRLLRVGAQVGRTGAVTPVAEFEPVALAGTSVSRATLHNADRIAELDLHLGDTIVVRKAGEIIPEVVRVLPELRPSTATPVQLPEQCPECGSSLVREGDEAATRCVNSSCPAILRGGMRHWVSKGALDVDGLGSKLIEQLVDRGLVRSLADLYRLDASLLASLDRMGDKSATNLVAALEASKQQPWHRQLYGLGIRHIGEVNAKALATDFVSINSLAAAALDAPEQIAALHGIGPEICASLGQWLRTPANQQLLQDLRSVGLSLEASASEQEAASQAGADANGVLQGKTFVLTGTLPNLSRSDAKALIEAAGGKVSGSVSKKTDYLVAGEAAGSKLSKAESLKITILDESALHQLLEKSQ
- a CDS encoding SprT family zinc-dependent metalloprotease, whose protein sequence is MPLLPLLPLFHRLNREHFDGVLVRAGEPRVAVRWSDGRMSRTAGFYRRGPGVAGARGCEIVLSRPLLEPLPQEATESTLCHEMIHAWVDLVLRSREGHGPRFRQRMAQINADQQRFEVRVRHSYPVPSKPPRWWAVCPICCQRTACRRRMRNAACRPCCERLHGGQWHASCLLDYVPAEPSP
- a CDS encoding membrane protein, translated to MELGLVREIGSKALLAGGGALLLYWTFTAVKLVLSARGINPLIKQFFTQVAAGRIDAAYLLTTKSYRQHVNRQQFIRFLAGLKLNKYRNLKSGRPRIQESDVILTVKLKAENDDELPLDFTFTKVDDNWRIARINPVNA